The genomic interval ttataatttattactagaATGCAACAAGTACATTTTTGTATGTAAGATCAAAACTTCATGTTAttaggctgcgttcttttAGCTAATTATTCTCAACTTTTTATTTGGCTTCTGCAAGGGTGATTAATGAatgtttatttcaaaattaaatttttatatagaagttcatcatcttaactttttaaaacagatttttttcaactttgtatttaGTTAACTTCtctgtttatatatgtaaatagttataaaaaaaccagATAACATCTTTCATCGATAGAACAACACCTAGGTACTAGCAAGATAAATCCCAactcaatcaatcaatcaacatTCACGTACTCATGGCATCAAAACCAAATTAGAGAGAACAAGGTAATCAAGAAGGCCATCAAGAACTAACACCTGCACCCAGCTAACTAACTAGCTAGTAGCTGCTACGTAATTCATCATCCAGAATGAAttgatcgatccatccatcacaAGCACGGGCAGCAGCGAGGGACGcagcagccggcgccgccgccgcacctgcACGTCGGGCAGGCGCAGGAGCAGCCGCCGGGGCACGGGCAGGTGCAGCGGCACGAGCACCCCGGGCACGGCGCCGCGCAGCACgggctgcagcagcagctcccgcacccgccgccggcgcagcagcagcggcggcggcggcggcggcagcggcagctgcACGGACATGACGGAGTAGTGCGGCTCTTTAGCGCTCCACTgcaggaggacggcgaggaggaggagcagcagcagcggcagcaggagCAGCCTGAGCAGCTCGGCCTCTTGAGGTGGaacgaggaagaggaggagcagcagcagcaggcgccggcgccgcagcagcagatcCAGGAGAGGTAGCTCAGGCAGCACGCGCTTGCTCTGCACAAACATCTGTGAAGAATAGATAGATCAGCGTGATGGTTAACATTCATGTATCCATGCCATGCGAGTGACCGTTAATCGGACTTTAGGCCACCTTGTTTTTTGAGATTATTGATGAAAGACGGAATGTTATCTAATTTTGTATAACTATTTATGTGTAAACGAGAAAATTATTAACTATGAAGTGTTATggatctattttagaaatataagatgattaatttttatatattttttttataaaaatacatcatttagtaaTTCGGAAAGCCTAGGTGTAAAACCcgagaaaaatccaaaaataatcTTAGGTAAAGAACGCAGCCAATGTTTTTGCAGGGGTGCCAGGTCCAATTATTATTAGTGCAAGAGTAGTGGAAGGAATTAAACAAGTGAGTTTTTGTGGTCCAGTAGTAAAATGTTATTTCAGTAACCTATTACTACTTTACTAGTTGCAGATTGATGGTCGATGAGATCTGTGTAGTGGATGGGCTATATAGGGAAATCTGCCGCAATAATTGAGCTGAGCAATCATCTAGCGCAAGGCACAAGCTCCACCTCAAACATAAAGAAGAACAGGGAGAATTATCTCTTGAAATGGGCCATTATATGTTATCTATGTAGCTGTAGAGGTGGTAATAGGCCCAACTATTttacctacaaaatttaagggccaggttgaaaataaaaattatagagttttaaactaaatttttttaaaaaattaaatagggttattAAAGAACTCACGGgccttaaattaaattaagacCTGCCAACTAGGCTAGTTGGCAGGTCTTAATTTTGTCTTCTATTCGTCCTTTGTCAGATATTTTCATACCTGGTTTGAGCCAATATATAggtgtatatatttgtaataagtAGTTGTAGCTTCTGTGGAAACCAAGACCACATATttcatccattatctaaaaggtattgaaatttgaaatcatATATCGTAATCTAAATATTTCAACTTTAGTGATGTTCAAAGTTAAATTTGTACTAATCAACACTGATAGATGATTTGAGACCAACAAGAATAATTTGATGGCTGGCATTGCGGTCTATTCTCTCCTACTGAAGGAGAGAAactaaggaaaaaaacatttgtTCTTTCTGAAACTAAATTAATCAACTGAAGAataagatggtaaaaaaaaactgaagaatAAGACCACGTCGATCGCTAGGGAAATTTTCCTATCAAAGGTGTACTAGGTcataagtgaaaataaaaccTGCATGTAATTATTCATGTAGGACACCGACATCCATGTGCATGCAAATGTGGTGACAGTAAATTTGAAGAATTCTGGCGTGTGTTTTTTGAATCCCTGATTTAATATATACTTTGAAAGttaaatatattcttttatgtATTAGTTGAATTTGTAAAGAATAATTAACTAGGAAGGCCACCATATAATGCACACCACTTAAGGTAGTGTAAAGCATATGTACATTAAGATCCAGGGATGAAGAATGTACCGAAACTTCTTCAACAAGTGGTGAGAATTTTCATGGTTTCGCTTCTCCGATGAACTGCTTGTAAACAGATAATTAATAAGAAAAGGTAACACTCATGTGAAGATAAAGCCAAATTCTCAACCTGAAAATCCATACATCGTTATGAATGGATCGGGAGTTCTTCCGACGAATTCGTCAACCCTACAAAAATATTCCAAGCCGAAATTTTTGAATACAGACCATCTTTAAGAGTCTATTGAACAATAATCGATAAAAGTTTCGCCGAGTCATATGGTTAACAATGAGCAAATACTGCTAATTCAAACGAAAGAGAGAATGCagttcaagagaaaacaaGTTCAGAGTATGTATGGCAACCTAAATTACAGACAGAAACTCAAAAGGCACGTACGGAGTATACcgttaaacttttttttcctaatgtATGCCATTAACATGGCATTAACTAGCCCTAAATCAGGAACACTTGGTGAGTTCGTTTTCGGTTTTTTTTATCCCCTTTCTGTTCCTGCTGTAATTTCATCTGTACAATTAATGTTCATTCTTCAGGCAAAATAATTATTCCAGCCTAACCAGCTAAGACGACGGTCCTTTCAAATAGAACACAGGGAATAGGGATTCCACACGTGACTTGACTCTTCCCGTGTTCCCAAAAGGATCCCATTAGTTccaatatatactttttacaATTCCATGTGAATAGTTATAGTGCAATGACTTTTTGAACAGTCAGCTGCACTGTTTCACagaaggatatatatatatatatatatatgcatgcattgaaATTACAGTCATTCAACAAAACACTACATTTTGTTTGCCTTAATCCTAGGTATCTCATATAACGTCCTAATCACACTCAAAGGCTTCCACAACCTCCCTCCGTTTCGTTtcgtaacgtaagatgtttgatttttttccattgcAATGTTTAATcacttgtcttattcaaaaaattatgaaaatatcatttattttgcttttgacttactttattttcaaaagaactttaagcacgacttgttattttttttatatttgtactaaatttttaaataaaacgaatggttaaacgttgcaaccaaaaaagtcaaacatcttacattatcaaacggacggaggtagtatgtaTGATTCTACAACATATTCATTTGTAAAAGacatgcaaaaagaaaactccCGATGAATGTTCAGTTTTGACTTTGATTTGCCAAGCTTTGAGcaacaatatttaaaataatatgttgAACCACTACATTTGAAACCGGAAGTAATTAATATCCTGCATTCAAACCTATTCAATCATTTTCAAGTTCATCCACCCATGATCAGAAGTGGTAAGTTACTCTTTTAATTTGTCAACGGTGAGTAATAAAGATGAGAAGAAATGGAAGTACAAAAAGAGACAGCAGCTTACTCTCTGCAGCATCTAGAGGCAGCGTGGATCCCTTCGATTGAATTTATTTCATCCTGcaagaaataattatttttctttaaattaatttaagttaAACGAGGGAGATGGGCATGTGTTTAGCCTGTCAACTTTTCAGGTGATGTCTGGGGGATATTTTAACACCGAAAACATTTAAAGCTAGACAGCAAGTACAGCCACTGCTAATGAACAAACACAAGATGTACAGTAGCTTGCAGCCGTACTTGATTTAGTTTTTAGAAACTCTAAAAATGGTgctaatatatagttttactcCTAACGacacaaaaaaaagtctattaattcttgaagaaaaataattggcTACCACCTTTTTGTAAGGCAAAAATGACCATTTAATAACAGTGTTTCTATACggaaaaagaaatatgtgCTGCAtgagcatatatatgtatatactgGCTACATGTTCCTGTTCCGGTTCCAAAATAGATTATGTTTtatagttcaaatttaaagtagaaAGATTAAGTTACGTTAGGATGGAGGGGGTAATTAATAATCTAACTAGCGATAGTATTTAATTTGCGGAAACCAGTCCGAGTAACATGACAATGCTGGTCAACGAGATAGCTACTGGTTAATTAAGTAGGTCAAACCCAATTaagagagctagctagctaatgaTAGCAAGCATGGACCAGCATCGATATATCGCACACATATAGATCGATCGGAAACCTGCAAGGCCTAAAACCCTAGCTAAACAAACTATCTCCAAACGATTATCAATTAACATTATCTAACCTACCCGTTGTTTGATTAACTGTTTTGTTAGTGGCACTAAACAGCTAGAGATCATGCTAGCAATACAGAGAAGAACCAATATGATAAGTAAGTATACATAGTTTGCAGTGGTGATGCGTACTAGTATGTAAGTAGCCAAAGGGAATAACAAGGCAGAGACTTTGGCTGGAGGAACCCGCAAATCGATGGTACGATCAACACGGCCCCAGAGGAAGCCgcctaaaatcaatttactAATTAGCTTATTATTAAATTGATGATGGTGTCTTCGTTGAACAGTCTACAGATCACTAGCAAGTTTAATTTGacctctcttttcttcttccgatgacctctcttttcttcttgtgTACATTGTATAGTTAATTTGTGTTTATAGCTGGGATTGGGAAGAAACTTCAAGGATGAGAagcaataataatattaatggGGAGAGTAGAGTACACTGAGAGAAGCAAATTATGTAAACGAGATGAATGAAGAAGAAGCAAATGATTCGATCGAGATAgtggatagatagatagatagatatgtGCGTGCGTATGTGTAGGAGTATATAATTAAGCAAAGcaggggtggggtggggtgggtaCCTCGAGGAATCCGATCTCGCGGTGGAgcgcgtcgacggcgaggtgcaggcggtggcggccgcaggggtcgggcgcggccggcggcgacttgGGCcggggagccgccgccgccgccattgccatcgtcgtcgtcgtccgagATCGATGGAGCGGAATAAGCCGGATCGAGCGAGCTGGCTAATCACGCACCAACCATGAATAATACCGTCTACACTCTTGCACACCAGAAAAAGCTAGAGCAGTAGTAGGTACTCCTCCAGCTAGGTAGTATGGGCGGCGCTGCTTTTGCTATAgctgaggaggaagaagaagaggatcGATTAAATGGCGCGCGGAGTGATAGTGTCAGCAGAGGGAGGAGCGAGGCACATGGGATGGACGCAGcgcaggcgaggcgaggccAAGCCAAAGGGAAAAAGGGTCGCCGTTTAATGATACGATGGATTGGTGGAGACCTCCAAAATCATGACTCGCCCACCCACAAACACTTGCCATATAATGAAATGATACTTACTTCGTTTGGAAATATAAACGGTCGTATAGAATCTAATACCCTTTGATAAATAAGTTACAGgggttgattgtttgattttctttttcaaaaacaaacaacatatttataaactaaaaata from Oryza brachyantha chromosome 3, ObraRS2, whole genome shotgun sequence carries:
- the LOC107303767 gene encoding keratin-associated protein 5-1-like, producing the protein MAMAAAAAPRPKSPPAAPDPCGRHRLHLAVDALHREIGFLEDEINSIEGIHAASRCCREVDEFVGRTPDPFITISSEKRNHENSHHLLKKFRCLCRASACCLSYLSWICCCGAGACCCCSSSSSFHLKRPSCSGCSCCRCCCSSSSPSSCSGALKSRTTPSCPCSCRCRRRRRRCCCAGGGCGSCCCSPCCAAPCPGCSCRCTCPCPGGCSCACPTCRCGGGAGCCVPRCCPCL